From Nocardia sp. NBC_00416:
CGAGGGTTTCGAGCAGGGCGATGTCCTCACCCGCGGCGCGGGCCGCGGCGGCCCGGGCGCGCAGGGCGTCATGGGATTCGACCGCGTCGCGGTGATCGCCCAGCACGGTTTGCAGATTCTTGGCGCGTTTGCCCAGATCCGCGGCAGTGTCGCCGAGTGTCGCCGTCGCCGCCTCGCAGGAATAACGTAACCGTTTGGCGCTCTTACGGATATCGTGCAGCAGTTCCACCCGGTCGGTGGGTGTGACGGTCGGCTCGGCACGCACCAGGCGGCGCACTCTCTTGCGATCGGCGCGCAGCACCCGGTCGAACACCTCTCGCGCGGGTGTTCCGGCGACCGACTCCAGCAGGGGCGGGGACTTACGCCATTTCTTCAACTCGCGCCGCATCTCCCGATAGCGGTCGCTGTCCAGCGCCGCGAGCACCTCGCCGTGCGCGGCGGTGTAGCGGTCGCGCTCGGTGCGGACCAGACGGTCGTGTGCGGCTTCCAGCGCGGCGGAATCGGGAGCGGCGTACCGGTCGAGCAGGTCCGCGAAACGTTCGGCTCGCACCTCGGCGTCGCGTGCCACTCCCAGGATCGCGGCCAGCCAGGCGAGTTCGGTGCGGATCCGGTTGTCGGCGTCGGGATCGAGCAGTTTCTTGTAGGAGCGCAGTACGCTGCGCAACCGCCGCGTCGCGACCCGCATCTGGTGCACCGAATCGTCGGCGTCGGCGCGCACATCCGGCTCCGCGGTGAGTAGACGTTCGATATCGGCGCGCAAGGCCTCGGTGAGCGCGGCGCCCGCGGTGCTCGCCTTCTCACCCATGATCCACCGCCGCGAAAGTATCGGTCGCCTCGACCAACCGGTCGACGATTCCCGGTTCGCTGGACGAGTGCGCGGCATCGTCGACGATGTGCAGTCGCGACTCCGGCCAGGCCCGGTGCAGATCCCAGGCGCTGACCGCGGGACAGACGATATCGTGACGGCCCTGCACGAGGACGGCGGGAATATGGGTGATCGCGTCGATATCGCGCAGCAATTGCGCTTCGTCGAGGAAACCGCCGTGCCGGAAGTAATGGTTCTCGATCCGGGCGAAGGCGAGCGCGAAACGGGCATCGGCGGTTTCGGCCACTCGCTCGGGATCGGGGCGCAGTGAACTGGTCGCGCTCTCCCAGGTGGTCCAGGCGCTGGCCGCCGCGGCGACGACCGCAGGGTCCGCGGCGTGCAGCAGCCGGTGGTAGGCCTCCACCAGATCCCCACCGCGTTCGTCCGGGGGAACCGGCGCGAGGAACTTCTCCCACTCGTCGGGGTACACGTAACCCGCACTGCCGTTGTAGTACCAGTCGATTTCCTTGCGGCGCAGCAGGAAGATGCCGCGCAGCACCAATTCGGTGACCCGCTCCGGATATCGCTGCGCGTAGGCCAGCGACAGGGTCGAACCCCATGAACCGCCGAAGACCAGCCAGCGATCGATGCCGAGTGCCGCGCGCAGCGCTTCGATATCGCCGATCAGATGGCCGGTGGTGTTGACCGACAGTTCGGCGCCGTCGGCGATATGCGGGGTCGACCGGCCGCATCCGCGCTGGTCCAGCAGCACGATCCGGTAGCGGTCCGGGTCGAAGTAGCGGCGGTTCTGCGGTGTGGTGCCGCCGCCCGGCCCGCCGTGCAGGAAGACCGCCGGTTTACCGTCCGGGTTACCGCTGGTCTCCCAGTACACCGCCTGGCCGTCGCCGACCTCGAGCAACCCCTGATCGTAGGGTTCGATCGGCGGGTACAGCGGGCGCATCAGAATGCCAGGCCGGAGGCCAGGTCGGGGATCTCGAGCGCGCGGACGGCCTCGCTGTGCACATCGGAACAGTTCTCGATGGTCACCGTGTCCACGACGCTTTTATCGGCCAGAACCTGCGCGTTGATCTGGCCGTTGGTGAACGCCCATTCGTGGACCATGGCGTTGAGCCCGATCCGGCCCAGCGTCGGCCCCTGGACACGCCAGCTCGGCAGCTCCGGCCGCATCATGTCGCACAGGTTCTTCGCGGCCTTGTCGGTCACCTCGAGGGGCGCGACCGGCGCGGCGCTCTGCGTCGCCGTGCTGGTCGCGGAGGCGGCGGAAGCCGCGGGGGAAGACTGCTCCGAACCGAGCTGCGCACCGCCGCACGCGGTGAGCAGCACCGTCCCGCAAACTCCCGCCACCAAGAGGGCACCCCGTGTTGTCCAAGCGCGTTGCCGCATCAGTACCTCTGTACTCGAGTCGAAACCGTCGACTTCGAGTCTGCCATCCCGCGCGGTGGTGGGGAGTCGCCTCCGAGTTCCGGGGCAGGTCAGAAACTGTGCTCCGGGCCCGGGAACGTTCCGTGCCGGACCTCCTCGGCGTATGCGGCGGCCGCCCCGCGCAGTGCGTCGCCGACCGCGGCGAACCGTTTCACGAACTTGGCGGTCCGGCCGCTGGTGAACCCGGCCATGTCCTGCCAGACGAGCACCTGGGCGTCGCAGTCGGCGCCCGCGCCGATACCGATGGTCGGGATGGTCAGCTTGCGGGTCACTTGACCGGCGACCTCGGCCGGGACCATTTCCATCACCACCGAGAACGCACCCGCCGCCTGGACCGCGATCGCGTCGGAGAGCAGCCCCTCGGCGCCCGCGCCGCGGCCCTGCACCCGGAAACCGCCGAGGGTGTTGACGCTCTGCGGGGTGAAGCCGATATGCGCCATCACCGGGATTCCGGCGCTGGTCAGCAGCCGGATCTGGTCGGCGACGCGTTCGCCGCCCTCCAGTTTCACCGCGTGCGCGCCACCCTCCTTCATGAAGCGGGTGGCCGTGGCGAGGGCCTGCTCGGGGGAACCCTCGTAGCTGCCGAACGGCAGATCCGCGACGACCAGCGCGCGGGGGGCGCCGCGCACCACACCGCGCACCAGCGGAATCAGCTCGTCGGTGGTGATCGGCACGGTCGTGTCGTATCCGTACACCACATTGGCGGCGGAATCGCCGATCAGCAGCACCGGAATGCCCGCCTCCTCGAAGAGGCGGGCGCTGGAGTAGTCGTAGGCGGTGAGCATGGCCCAGCGCTCACCCGTCGCCTTCATCTGTTGCAGATGCTGGACGCGGGTGGCCCGGCGCGCGGGCTTCGCGGGGTCGGTGGCGCCGTACGCGGGCGTTTCCGCCGTGGCATCGGGCATGGTTGATGAGTCGGACATCATCGTCCCTTTCGTCTCCTCGAGGCCCTGTGCGGGTCCCCGGGTCTGGTTGACGCCTTCCAGTGTGCACCCGCGGCCGAGCCCGGATTAAGCCCGCGACCAGGTGCGGTTCGTCACATCCCCAGGAGTGGGGGCCGGTCCGGCTAGCATTGCGGCGGTGCGGAGCGGGTGTGGTGTGCTGGCGGGTGTGCTGGCGGCGGCGACGGTGTGCCTCGTGGGATGCGCGGACTCGGATCGGGAACAGTCCGCCCCGCCCGCCCCGGTTCCCGCGGAGTTGACTCGTTTCTATACCCAGGCGCCCGACTGGGAACCCTGTGCCGGGTACACCGAACCGGGCGAGGGCTTGGCGCCGGCCGCGCAATGCGCGCGGATCGAGGTACCCGTCGACTACGGGGACCCCGACGGCCCGACCGCGCAGCTGGCGGTGTCCCGGATGCGCGCGACCGGAGATCGGATCGGGTCGCTGCTGATCAACCCGGGCGGCCCGGGAATGTCGGGGTTGTCCACGGTCATGATCGGCGGCGGGACCCCGCTGGCCGAGCGGTTCGACCGGGTGGGTTTCGATCCGCGCGGCGTCGGCGCCTCCACCCCCGCCGTCGACTGCCTGAATCCGCAGGAAACCGATGCCGAGCGGGCCGAACCGCCATTGCCGAACACTCCGGAGGGCATCACCGAGGCGGAGGACGAGAACCGCGAGTACGCCGGCCGCTGTGTGGCCCGTACGGGTGCGGAGTTCCTCGCCCATGTCGGTACCCAGGAGGTCATCCAGGATATGGACGTCATCCGGGCGGTGCTGGGCGATCCGAAACTCACCTATCTCGGCTACTCCTACGGCACCCGGCTCGGGGCGGCGTACGCGGAGCGGTATCCCGGCAATATCCGCGCCATGGTGCTCGACGGCGCGATCGATCCGTCCCAGGATCCGGTCGCCGAATCGCTGCGCCAGGCCGCGGGGTTCCAGCGGGCCTTCGACGCCTACGCCGCGGACTGTGTGCAGTCCCCGGACTGTCCGCTGGGGACCGACCCGGCTCAGGTGGTCCCGCGGTTCCGGGCCCTGGTGGACCCGCTGTGGGACGCGCCCGCGGCCACCACCGATCCGCGCGGGCTCAGTTACGACGACGCCGTCACCGGAGTCCAGCAGACGCTCTACAGCGCCGACTTCTGGCCGGTGCTCACGGTCGGTTTGACCGAACTGACCGAAGGTCGCGGCGATACGCTGCTGCAACTCGCCGATATGTACAACGGCCGCCGCGACGACGGCACCTACAGCAACCTTTCCGACGCGTTCGACGCGATCCGCTGCGTGGACGATCCCCGGATCACCGATCGCGCGGTCGCCGGCCGGCAGGACACCGAGTACCGCGAGGCCGCGCCCTTCCTCGACGACGGCCGCGGCACCGGCGCGGCGC
This genomic window contains:
- a CDS encoding CHAD domain-containing protein; translated protein: MGEKASTAGAALTEALRADIERLLTAEPDVRADADDSVHQMRVATRRLRSVLRSYKKLLDPDADNRIRTELAWLAAILGVARDAEVRAERFADLLDRYAAPDSAALEAAHDRLVRTERDRYTAAHGEVLAALDSDRYREMRRELKKWRKSPPLLESVAGTPAREVFDRVLRADRKRVRRLVRAEPTVTPTDRVELLHDIRKSAKRLRYSCEAATATLGDTAADLGKRAKNLQTVLGDHRDAVESHDALRARAAAARAAGEDIALLETLADAEDTAAGRCLTRYPAAAAAIDTA
- the pip gene encoding prolyl aminopeptidase, which gives rise to MRPLYPPIEPYDQGLLEVGDGQAVYWETSGNPDGKPAVFLHGGPGGGTTPQNRRYFDPDRYRIVLLDQRGCGRSTPHIADGAELSVNTTGHLIGDIEALRAALGIDRWLVFGGSWGSTLSLAYAQRYPERVTELVLRGIFLLRRKEIDWYYNGSAGYVYPDEWEKFLAPVPPDERGGDLVEAYHRLLHAADPAVVAAAASAWTTWESATSSLRPDPERVAETADARFALAFARIENHYFRHGGFLDEAQLLRDIDAITHIPAVLVQGRHDIVCPAVSAWDLHRAWPESRLHIVDDAAHSSSEPGIVDRLVEATDTFAAVDHG
- the panB gene encoding 3-methyl-2-oxobutanoate hydroxymethyltransferase, yielding MSDSSTMPDATAETPAYGATDPAKPARRATRVQHLQQMKATGERWAMLTAYDYSSARLFEEAGIPVLLIGDSAANVVYGYDTTVPITTDELIPLVRGVVRGAPRALVVADLPFGSYEGSPEQALATATRFMKEGGAHAVKLEGGERVADQIRLLTSAGIPVMAHIGFTPQSVNTLGGFRVQGRGAGAEGLLSDAIAVQAAGAFSVVMEMVPAEVAGQVTRKLTIPTIGIGAGADCDAQVLVWQDMAGFTSGRTAKFVKRFAAVGDALRGAAAAYAEEVRHGTFPGPEHSF
- a CDS encoding alpha/beta hydrolase, which encodes MRSGCGVLAGVLAAATVCLVGCADSDREQSAPPAPVPAELTRFYTQAPDWEPCAGYTEPGEGLAPAAQCARIEVPVDYGDPDGPTAQLAVSRMRATGDRIGSLLINPGGPGMSGLSTVMIGGGTPLAERFDRVGFDPRGVGASTPAVDCLNPQETDAERAEPPLPNTPEGITEAEDENREYAGRCVARTGAEFLAHVGTQEVIQDMDVIRAVLGDPKLTYLGYSYGTRLGAAYAERYPGNIRAMVLDGAIDPSQDPVAESLRQAAGFQRAFDAYAADCVQSPDCPLGTDPAQVVPRFRALVDPLWDAPAATTDPRGLSYDDAVTGVQQTLYSADFWPVLTVGLTELTEGRGDTLLQLADMYNGRRDDGTYSNLSDAFDAIRCVDDPRITDRAVAGRQDTEYREAAPFLDDGRGTGAAPLELCADWPVPNTSRPHEISVQGLPETVVVSTTGDPATPYQAGVDLAEQLGAALITHEGDSHTVVLTGGATCVDDAVISYLVDLKSPPEGLRC